In bacterium, a single genomic region encodes these proteins:
- a CDS encoding response regulator translates to MTDAAKPRILIVEDDPDLRTILKLQLHSEGYEVTEAGNGAEGFRSARENAPDMVILDLMMPVMDGFGFLKRVRSIMTMTEVPIMILTASEDERNKVRGFQYQADAYMNKPYDLDVLSAEVRRLLAVSTQPA, encoded by the coding sequence ATGACGGACGCCGCGAAACCCCGAATCCTGATCGTCGAGGACGATCCGGACCTCCGCACGATCCTCAAGCTGCAGCTGCACAGCGAGGGCTACGAGGTGACCGAGGCCGGCAACGGCGCCGAGGGGTTCCGCTCCGCCCGCGAGAACGCCCCCGACATGGTCATCCTCGACCTGATGATGCCCGTCATGGACGGCTTCGGCTTCCTCAAGCGCGTCCGCTCCATCATGACCATGACCGAGGTCCCGATCATGATCCTCACGGCCAGCGAGGACGAGCGCAACAAGGTGCGCGGCTTCCAGTACCAGGCCGACGCCTACATGAACAAGCCCTACGACCTGGACGTCCTCTCGGCCGAGGTGCGCCGCCTGCTGGCCGTCTCGACCCAGCCCGCCTGA
- a CDS encoding tetratricopeptide repeat protein: MRCDRVRPFAAVLPLLLGLSLLPAGPAAGQDDPAAPPAATATDDCSEGKALYRSARFPEARAALQRCLEANGPAVDVLLPLVVMGVQAGRLTEAVEYGAAAVETAPNDPEARYWYGRALLRAERPADAKAQWEAGLANGVDHVGLLEGLARLALAEGEPAKAYQLLTQMQRLGTDEPWLDRLMADIAAGKGLWTQSLGHLEAAMAREGGGSATDLLTASELSILAGRKEAAVGFCREAVAREPGAATYGGLGEAFFALEQVDSATVYLRRAIEQDPDNARFRFNLANALEVSGQVEEADYHFRVFLQQVPEDPVGHFNYGIHLEKMGRTAEALDEVSQAISLDPRMLTARVVRIQLLESLGRWDEALLDLGTLRDLDKANQADLAAWQDRLVAERDAALGQTNAGLVHLQHLVLGSADVVELVQKELAAGKDFTSLVVRFSSGPAAARGGDIGWVDPEQMLAPLGEAIAALGMNEISPPIESKGLYHIFKRIP; the protein is encoded by the coding sequence ATGCGCTGCGACCGCGTCCGCCCTTTTGCCGCCGTTCTTCCGCTCCTGCTGGGCCTGTCGCTGCTGCCCGCGGGGCCGGCGGCGGGCCAGGATGACCCGGCGGCGCCCCCGGCGGCCACCGCGACCGACGATTGCAGCGAAGGCAAGGCCCTGTACCGCAGTGCCCGCTTTCCGGAGGCCCGCGCGGCCCTGCAGCGCTGCCTCGAGGCCAACGGCCCCGCGGTCGACGTGCTGCTGCCCCTGGTGGTCATGGGCGTGCAGGCCGGGCGGCTGACCGAAGCCGTGGAGTACGGCGCGGCGGCGGTGGAGACGGCGCCGAACGATCCGGAGGCCCGCTACTGGTACGGGCGGGCCCTCCTGCGGGCCGAGCGCCCCGCCGACGCCAAGGCCCAGTGGGAGGCCGGCCTGGCCAACGGCGTCGACCACGTGGGGCTGCTGGAGGGGCTGGCGCGGCTGGCCCTGGCCGAGGGCGAACCGGCCAAGGCCTACCAGCTGCTCACCCAGATGCAGCGGCTCGGCACCGACGAACCGTGGCTCGATCGCCTGATGGCCGACATCGCCGCCGGCAAGGGCCTCTGGACCCAGAGCCTCGGCCACCTGGAGGCGGCCATGGCCCGCGAGGGCGGCGGCAGCGCCACCGACCTGCTGACGGCCTCGGAGCTGAGCATCCTGGCCGGGCGCAAGGAGGCCGCGGTGGGGTTCTGCCGCGAGGCCGTGGCCCGCGAGCCCGGCGCCGCCACCTACGGCGGTCTGGGCGAGGCGTTCTTCGCTCTCGAGCAGGTCGACTCGGCCACGGTCTACCTGCGGCGGGCCATCGAGCAGGATCCGGACAACGCCCGCTTCCGCTTCAACCTCGCCAACGCGCTCGAGGTCTCCGGACAGGTCGAGGAGGCCGACTACCACTTCCGGGTCTTCCTGCAGCAGGTGCCCGAGGATCCCGTCGGGCACTTCAACTACGGCATCCACCTGGAGAAGATGGGGCGCACGGCCGAGGCCCTCGACGAGGTGAGCCAGGCCATCAGCCTCGATCCGCGCATGCTCACCGCGCGGGTGGTGCGGATCCAGCTGCTCGAATCGCTCGGACGCTGGGACGAGGCGCTGCTCGACCTCGGCACATTGCGCGACCTGGACAAGGCGAACCAGGCCGACCTGGCGGCCTGGCAGGACCGCCTCGTGGCCGAGCGCGACGCGGCCCTCGGGCAGACCAACGCGGGCCTCGTGCACCTGCAGCATCTGGTGCTGGGCTCGGCCGACGTGGTCGAGCTGGTGCAGAAGGAGCTGGCGGCGGGGAAGGACTTCACGTCGCTGGTGGTGCGGTTCTCGAGCGGGCCGGCGGCGGCGCGGGGCGGCGACATCGGGTGGGTCGATCCGGAGCAGATGCTGGCGCCGCTGGGGGAGGCCATCGCCGCCCTGGGCATGAACGAGATCAGCCCTCCGATAGAATCGAAAGGGCTGTATCACATTTTCAAGAGAATTCCGTAG
- a CDS encoding 50S ribosomal protein L28, producing the protein MSRKCSICSKGPQYGNRVSHAHNQTRHRWLPNLQKIRFEMDGKVQRGYVCTRCIRTGSVKKVV; encoded by the coding sequence ATGAGCAGGAAGTGCTCGATCTGCAGCAAGGGCCCGCAGTACGGGAATCGTGTGAGCCACGCGCACAACCAGACCCGTCATCGCTGGCTGCCCAACCTGCAGAAGATCCGTTTCGAGATGGACGGCAAGGTGCAGCGCGGCTACGTGTGCACCCGGTGCATCCGTACGGGCAGCGTCAAGAAGGTCGTCTGA
- the recG gene encoding ATP-dependent DNA helicase RecG, with translation MKPEFSLATPVQFLKSVGPARARALTRLGIATVGDLLAHYPRRYFDRTSCQPIGRARPGQEITVLGEVLTCSDRRTRRGGNLLTVTLGDDTGVVFCVWFNQKFLQQQFKPGRKVMASGVVQFHGGRPQLAHPDFEVLEAPPEGADATPGLHTGRMVPVYGLTAGIGQYWLRGLIDQALTRAEARHAESLPPELVRRHGFPGRGEALRNIHFPADRGALARATARLKYEELFAVQMLMALRRRAHRQEAGIRLDRPGDLTPRLVQGLPFELTGAQRRALKEILADLRSGRPMHRLLQGDVGSGKTLVALIAALFVIEQGHQAVLMAPTEVLARQHGRGVSGLCEQVGVTVETLTGSTPAAQRRAILAGVAAGEIDLLVGTHAVIQDDVRIPRLALAIVDEQHRFGVRQRGASGAAAETGLPAHLLVMSATPIPRSLSLTLYGDLDLSLIDELPAGRQPIETRLVREKDEDDVWEGCRREMAAGRQAYVISPVIEETEGQDLKAATVEFERLRDEVFPEFAVALLHGRLKPREKEAVMDAFARGEVQLLVATTVVEVGVDVPNATAMVIHNPERFGLAQLHQLRGRIGRGRHRSRCWLLCDRYLGEESFARIRFFADHADGFALAEEDLRLRGPGDAWGVRQSGAPGFRLVNPLRDKDLVKVCRDDARAFLAADPDLSSPAGRLIAQALRETCGRALPLQAG, from the coding sequence ATGAAACCGGAATTCAGCCTCGCCACCCCCGTCCAGTTCCTCAAGTCCGTCGGACCCGCCCGGGCCCGGGCCCTGACCCGCCTCGGCATCGCGACCGTGGGCGACCTGCTGGCCCACTACCCCCGCCGCTACTTCGACCGCACGAGCTGCCAGCCCATCGGCCGGGCCCGCCCCGGCCAGGAGATCACCGTCCTGGGCGAGGTGCTCACCTGCAGCGACCGCCGCACCCGGCGGGGCGGCAACCTGCTGACGGTCACCCTCGGCGACGACACGGGCGTGGTGTTCTGCGTGTGGTTCAACCAGAAGTTCCTGCAGCAGCAGTTCAAGCCGGGCCGCAAGGTCATGGCCAGCGGCGTGGTGCAGTTCCACGGCGGGCGACCGCAGCTGGCGCATCCGGATTTCGAGGTGCTCGAGGCCCCGCCGGAGGGCGCGGACGCCACGCCCGGCCTGCACACCGGCCGCATGGTGCCCGTCTACGGCCTCACGGCGGGCATCGGGCAGTATTGGCTGCGGGGGCTGATCGACCAGGCCCTGACCCGCGCCGAGGCCCGCCACGCCGAGAGCCTGCCGCCCGAACTCGTGCGCCGGCATGGGTTTCCGGGGCGCGGCGAGGCCCTGCGCAACATCCACTTCCCCGCCGACCGCGGCGCCCTCGCGCGGGCCACGGCCCGCCTCAAGTACGAGGAGCTCTTCGCGGTGCAGATGCTCATGGCGCTGCGCCGGCGGGCGCACCGGCAGGAGGCGGGCATCCGCCTCGACCGTCCGGGCGACCTGACCCCGCGGCTCGTGCAGGGGCTGCCCTTCGAACTGACCGGGGCCCAGCGGCGGGCCCTGAAGGAGATCCTGGCCGATCTGCGCTCGGGGCGGCCCATGCACCGGCTGCTGCAGGGCGACGTGGGCTCGGGCAAGACCCTCGTGGCCCTGATCGCGGCGCTCTTCGTGATCGAGCAGGGGCACCAGGCGGTGCTGATGGCGCCGACCGAGGTCCTGGCCCGGCAGCACGGCCGGGGGGTGAGCGGCCTGTGCGAGCAGGTGGGCGTGACCGTCGAGACCCTGACCGGCAGCACCCCGGCGGCGCAGCGGCGGGCGATCCTGGCCGGGGTGGCGGCCGGCGAGATCGATCTGCTGGTGGGCACCCACGCCGTGATCCAGGACGACGTCCGCATCCCGCGGCTGGCCCTGGCCATCGTCGACGAGCAGCACCGCTTCGGCGTGCGCCAGCGGGGCGCCTCGGGGGCGGCGGCCGAGACGGGGCTGCCGGCCCACCTGCTGGTCATGAGCGCCACGCCCATTCCCCGCAGCCTCTCGCTCACCCTGTACGGCGACCTCGACCTGTCCCTCATCGACGAGCTGCCGGCCGGCCGCCAGCCCATCGAGACCCGCCTCGTGCGGGAGAAGGACGAGGACGACGTGTGGGAGGGCTGCCGGCGGGAAATGGCGGCCGGGCGCCAGGCCTACGTCATCTCGCCGGTTATCGAGGAGACCGAGGGGCAGGACCTCAAGGCCGCCACGGTCGAGTTCGAACGGCTGCGCGACGAGGTCTTTCCCGAGTTCGCGGTGGCCCTGCTGCACGGCAGGCTCAAGCCGCGGGAAAAGGAGGCCGTCATGGACGCCTTCGCCCGCGGCGAGGTGCAGCTGCTGGTGGCCACGACGGTGGTCGAGGTGGGGGTCGACGTGCCCAACGCCACAGCCATGGTCATCCACAACCCCGAGCGGTTCGGACTGGCCCAGCTGCACCAGCTGCGGGGCCGCATCGGGCGCGGCCGGCACCGCAGCCGCTGCTGGCTGCTCTGCGACCGCTACCTCGGCGAGGAGAGCTTCGCCCGCATCCGCTTCTTCGCCGACCACGCCGACGGATTCGCTCTAGCCGAAGAGGACCTGCGCCTGCGCGGACCCGGCGACGCGTGGGGGGTGCGCCAGAGCGGGGCGCCGGGTTTCCGGCTGGTCAACCCATTGCGGGACAAGGATCTGGTCAAGGTCTGCCGCGACGACGCCCGGGCCTTCCTGGCGGCCGATCCGGACCTGTCCAGCCCGGCGGGGCGGCTCATCGCCCAGGCCCTGCGGGAGACCTGCGGGCGGGCGCTGCCCCTGCAGGCGGGTTGA
- the nusA gene encoding transcription termination factor NusA gives MDHTILNALSEITREKNIDKSIIIESLEAGLQSAARKKLGSEANIDARVNLDTGEIEIEQVKTVVEEIDDPDTDIALEEAQIEFGDEVEVGDEVRWELPVAEFGRNAILVAKQILVQKVREAERAQIFEEYKDRVNEIIVGTVQQVDRGNVLVNLGRTEALMPYREQIRGEKLHQGKSVRAFITEVLDSAKGPQVILSRSHPGFLKSLFEQEVPEIQEGIVEIKAVAREPGTRSKIAVTSHDDRVDPVGSCVGMKGSRVQAVTRELAGERVDIVPWSAEPSLLISRALSPAIVSNIILHRDRNEATVVVNDDQLSKAIGKEGKNVRLAAKLTEWKIDLVSSREYSIRERVTAEMSMKLAEMEGVSDELLVTLEASGLFTIEDVANAALEQLAQVPGLDEDSADALLATAQATHAELTRMIAKTIAEELEKDAADERPLFDEEALGDSVVDEEFAGLEGLDNLDAMRDDAAPASADELFGDLGEAAGDDAGDDEEKKVNPFADGELDD, from the coding sequence ATGGATCACACCATCCTCAATGCCCTGAGTGAGATCACCAGGGAGAAGAACATCGACAAGAGCATCATCATCGAGTCGCTCGAGGCGGGGCTGCAGTCGGCCGCGCGCAAGAAGCTGGGTTCCGAGGCGAACATCGACGCCCGCGTGAACCTGGACACGGGCGAGATCGAGATCGAGCAGGTCAAGACCGTCGTCGAGGAGATCGACGACCCGGACACCGACATCGCGCTGGAGGAGGCGCAGATCGAGTTCGGGGACGAGGTCGAGGTCGGTGACGAGGTGCGGTGGGAACTGCCGGTGGCGGAGTTCGGACGCAACGCGATCCTGGTCGCCAAGCAGATCCTCGTGCAGAAGGTGCGCGAGGCCGAGCGGGCCCAGATCTTCGAGGAATACAAGGACCGCGTGAACGAGATCATCGTGGGCACCGTGCAGCAGGTCGACCGCGGCAACGTGCTGGTGAACCTCGGCCGCACCGAGGCCCTGATGCCCTACCGCGAGCAGATCCGCGGCGAGAAGCTGCACCAGGGCAAGTCGGTGCGCGCGTTCATCACCGAGGTGCTCGACAGCGCCAAGGGGCCGCAGGTCATCCTCTCGCGCAGCCATCCGGGCTTCCTGAAGTCGCTGTTCGAGCAGGAGGTGCCCGAGATCCAGGAGGGCATCGTCGAGATCAAGGCCGTGGCCCGCGAGCCGGGCACCCGCTCGAAGATCGCCGTCACCAGCCACGACGACCGCGTCGATCCGGTGGGCAGCTGCGTGGGCATGAAGGGCAGCCGCGTGCAGGCCGTCACCCGCGAGCTGGCCGGCGAGCGCGTCGACATCGTGCCCTGGAGCGCCGAGCCCAGCCTGCTGATCAGCCGCGCCCTGAGCCCGGCCATCGTCAGCAACATCATCCTGCACCGCGACCGCAACGAGGCGACCGTGGTGGTGAACGACGACCAGCTGAGCAAGGCCATCGGCAAGGAGGGCAAGAACGTCCGCCTCGCGGCCAAGCTCACCGAGTGGAAGATCGACCTGGTCAGCTCGCGCGAGTACTCGATCCGCGAGCGCGTGACCGCCGAGATGAGCATGAAGCTGGCCGAGATGGAGGGCGTGAGCGACGAACTGCTGGTCACCCTCGAGGCCAGCGGCCTGTTCACCATCGAGGACGTGGCCAACGCCGCGCTCGAGCAGCTGGCGCAGGTGCCGGGCCTGGACGAGGACTCGGCCGACGCCCTGCTCGCCACGGCCCAGGCGACCCACGCCGAGCTGACGCGCATGATCGCCAAGACCATCGCCGAGGAGCTCGAGAAGGACGCCGCCGACGAGCGCCCGCTCTTCGACGAGGAGGCCCTCGGCGACAGCGTCGTGGACGAGGAGTTCGCCGGGCTCGAGGGGCTCGACAACCTCGACGCCATGCGCGACGACGCGGCCCCGGCCAGCGCGGACGAGCTGTTCGGCGACCTGGGCGAAGCCGCCGGCGACGACGCCGGGGACGACGAGGAGAAGAAGGTCAATCCGTTCGCGGACGGCGAGCTGGACGACTAG
- a CDS encoding ribosomal L7Ae/L30e/S12e/Gadd45 family protein, which produces MAVDGQKLLGLLGLARRAGKLAMGFSAVEQLVKRGEAPLVVVAAGVGASQLGKIERWEPLRGLVKDALPAEDLAQAMGRDKLVVVGVCDPGFINGIQKLVAGGIGS; this is translated from the coding sequence ATGGCCGTCGACGGACAGAAGCTGCTGGGTCTGCTCGGCCTGGCGCGGCGCGCCGGCAAGCTCGCCATGGGCTTCTCGGCGGTGGAACAGCTGGTCAAGCGCGGCGAGGCGCCGCTGGTCGTCGTGGCGGCCGGGGTCGGCGCGAGCCAACTGGGCAAGATCGAGCGGTGGGAACCGCTGCGGGGCCTGGTGAAGGACGCCTTGCCGGCGGAGGATCTGGCCCAGGCCATGGGGCGTGACAAGCTCGTGGTCGTGGGCGTTTGCGACCCTGGATTCATCAACGGAATCCAGAAACTGGTGGCTGGAGGTATCGGGTCTTGA